GACCACCGGCGGGCGTCCGCGCGCCCGTATCCCCGCATCCCGGTCTGTCTGTCCACCCGACGGTTCCGTCCAAGGGGCTTTCCACCCATGCCCATCGCTGTCTACGTCCTCGGGCTCGCGGTCTTCGCCCAGGGCACCTCCGAGTTCATGCTGTCCGGGCTCGTCTCGGGCATCGCCGCCGACCTCGACGTCTCCCTCTCCGCCGCCGGCCTCCTCACCTCCGCCTTCGCCGTCGGGATGGTGGTCGGCGCGCCCCTGATGGCGCTCTCCAGCCGCGCCTGGCCCCGCCGTCGCGCCCTGCTCCTCTTCCTCGCGGTGTTCGTCGCCGTCCATGTCGTCGGCGCACTCACCCCGAGCTACGGCGTGCTCCTCGCGACCCGCTTCGTCGGGGCCCTCGCCAACGCGGGCTTCTGGGCGGTCGCGCTGACCACCGCCGTCTCGATGGTCCCGGACCGGCTGAAGGGCCGGGCCACCGCCGTGGTGGTCGGCGGCGTCACGGTCGCCTGCGTGGTCGGCGTACCGGCGGGCGCGCTGCTCGGCGAGCACTGGGGATGGCGGTCGGCCTTCTGGGCGGTCGCCCTCGTCTCGCTGCCCGCCGTCCTCGCGGTCCTGCGCTCCATCCCGGGCGGCCGGGGCACGGACACGGGCGCCGCTCCCGTACCCGTACGGGACGAACTGCGCGCGCTGACCGGCCCCCGGCTGCGGCCGGTCCTGCTCACGATGGCCCTCGTGCAGGGCGCGACCTTCTGCGCGTTCTCCTACCTGGAGCCGCTCCTCACCAGGGAGACCGGCCTGGGCGCGGGCTGGGTGCCGGTGTCCCTGGCGCTCTTCGGGGCGGGCTCGTTCGCCGGGGTCACGGTGGCGGGCCGGTTCGCCGACGCCCGCCCGGTCGCCGTCGTCGCCACGGGCATGACCGCCCTCACCCTCGGCTGGGCGGCACTCGCCCTCGCGGCGGGCAGCCCGGTGCTCGCCCTGGCGCTGGTCCCGCTGCTCGGGATGCTCGCCTTCGGTACGGGCACCGCCCTCATCACCCGGGTCCTGGGCCTCGCGTCCGGGGCCCCGACGCTGGCCGGCGCGGGCTCGACGACCGCGTTCAACCTGGGGGCGACGGTGGGCCCGTGGGCGGGCGGCCTGGCCCTGGACGCCGGGTTCGGCTACCGGGCTCCGGTCTGGGTGAGCGCCCTGCTGATGGTCCTGGCCCTGCTCGTCGCCGCGACGACGGCGAAGGGCCGCCGCCCCCGAGCGGGGGAGCGGCGGCCCTCAGAGGCTGTCGACCTCAGCGCCGGCGGGCGCTTGTGAATCAGAGAACGCGGACCGCGCCGGTCGGCCGGTCGTAGTCCATGGAGCGCTGCACCGTGCCGGTGCTGGAGTTCTGCGCACCGACGAACTCGCCGCCACCGATGTAGATCGCGACGTGGTACGCGCTGCCCGCGCCACCCCAGTAGAGGATGTCGCCGGGCTGGAGGTTGTCCAGGGAGACCTGGGTGCCGGCGGTCGACTGGGACTGCGAGACGCGCGGCAGGTCGATGCCCGCCGTGCGGTAGGCGGCCTGGACCAGACCCGAGCAGTCCCACGCGTTGGGGCCGGTGCCGCCGGACACGTAGGCGTCGCCGACCTGCGCCTTGGCGAACGCCACGATGGAGGCGGCGGAGCCGCTCACGTTCGAGGAGGAGGAGTTCGAGGAGGAGGAGGGCGCGGAGGCGGAGCTGCCCGAGTCGGAGGAGCCCGAGGAGGCGCTGAGCGTCGTGCGCTCGGAGGTCCGGGAGGCGCGCTCGGCGCGC
The nucleotide sequence above comes from Streptomyces sp. NBC_01116. Encoded proteins:
- a CDS encoding Cmx/CmrA family chloramphenicol efflux MFS transporter, encoding MPIAVYVLGLAVFAQGTSEFMLSGLVSGIAADLDVSLSAAGLLTSAFAVGMVVGAPLMALSSRAWPRRRALLLFLAVFVAVHVVGALTPSYGVLLATRFVGALANAGFWAVALTTAVSMVPDRLKGRATAVVVGGVTVACVVGVPAGALLGEHWGWRSAFWAVALVSLPAVLAVLRSIPGGRGTDTGAAPVPVRDELRALTGPRLRPVLLTMALVQGATFCAFSYLEPLLTRETGLGAGWVPVSLALFGAGSFAGVTVAGRFADARPVAVVATGMTALTLGWAALALAAGSPVLALALVPLLGMLAFGTGTALITRVLGLASGAPTLAGAGSTTAFNLGATVGPWAGGLALDAGFGYRAPVWVSALLMVLALLVAATTAKGRRPRAGERRPSEAVDLSAGGRL
- a CDS encoding C40 family peptidase, with amino-acid sequence MSHTAHIPSHRKPRQRASKSALRAGVAGGVLSTIAVAGAAGPAQAEPVTQTIEMPTITSGFSTAVAASAQATQQVALDLETQADEDAAAEKAAKTAKKAHAEAVRKAEAKKKAEAAAKAKAEAEAEERAERASRTSERTTLSASSGSSDSGSSASAPSSSSNSSSSNVSGSAASIVAFAKAQVGDAYVSGGTGPNAWDCSGLVQAAYRTAGIDLPRVSQSQSTAGTQVSLDNLQPGDILYWGGAGSAYHVAIYIGGGEFVGAQNSSTGTVQRSMDYDRPTGAVRVL